A region of the Bombus pyrosoma isolate SC7728 linkage group LG15, ASM1482585v1, whole genome shotgun sequence genome:
atagttaaattaattttaactttataatAAACAACTGTTGAAAGTAACCTATacgtacaataaaattatgtaatttatagtATGTACTATATTTAAAGCATCGTCGTCGTACACATGTCGCACAAGACATGTATGATGTATACACAGTATACAATCGtgtatagaattataaatgttCAAGGCggatttacaaaattctttaattgcGAAATTAAACCTATTAAACCTGCGACGATTATGTGATGTTTTCtttcaatacaattttttaattatattgtgtacatattttataaaaattgtaatatacatttttaataaattaacttaATGATACAATTTCACATTTACaatgatacatattttatacactcttactttattttatatcgtgatttatttaaaagaagtgAAGTATAGAAATGTGAAGGaaagtacaaattattataaactgcaaataataaaaatttatattgaatttgtactgtataaaagaatgtttaatatcataaaattgatTGATGAAAATCACCCTAAGAAgatctatttaaaaagtgGGGATTTATCGACAATATTGGGGCCTTATAAATAAgcatattttgaaattaacattttagcTGCGATTTGTAATTCTGAGTATGTAATTAAGTAACTTTAAAGTTcaggtattaattaatatttcaaaagatattaatatgtcgtaattttattatatgaaatagcTACGATCTCCAGCTGGTTCAAGAATTGGAATATAAGATCAAAATGGAGGCAGTGCCAAATAGATCGATATTGTTCCGCAATGTTACGTATTGTtgctaatttttctatttgtcgCACAAtagtaagtaaatattttttaaaatttgctcTAAATTATGCCctaattatgatatttaatttacttaataaGCTAATTAATTAGCTATCGATATACCCGCGAAATTTAAGTCCCAACGCTATATATAAagctattttttttaatttctaaaacttattttcattttttaccaATGTATTTTTTCTGAAGTCTTATTTAGaagtgtaaatattattaaaatatatatagaatatagattcaagaataatattaaaataataaaacataaagaaattataatataattttaattaacttctttGATCTCTATACAGTTTGAAGatacgtttttatttcttttaattcagAATAGAGCATGGAATGGATGGATCATGTCCACTTCTCCTTCCATCCTTTGGGGAAAAGGACAGCTCTGAAAGAGAAACTCCATATTCATCCCAAAAGGTTGGTCTGTACAGACCAACATCAGATGCAATTGATCTAGGATATCATACATTAGATAACAATGTTTGCCGTTCTACGTCTTCATCAGCAGTTATATCAGTTCCAATTAGACAACAAATTTTACTACAACAGAAGTGCATTTATGTCGTGGATTTGTGTCAACTGGATGATACTTTATTATTGAAGATATTTAGTTGGCTTGGTACCAGAGATCTATGCTCTGTTGCTCAAACTTGCAGGCGTCTTTGGGAAATAGCATGGCATCCATCTCTTTGGAAAGAAGTAGAAATACGTTATCCCCAAAATGCAACAGCTGCTTTGAATGCCTTAACCAGACGAGGATGCCACACTTATATCCGTCGTCTGATGCTCGAAGGTGCTGTTGGCTTAGCTGGGATTTTTGCccaattatcatttttaagtTTAACTTCATTAGTTTTACGACATTCCCGACGTGTTACAGACACAAATGTGACAGCTATCTTAGATAATTGCATACATCTAAAGGAATTGGACTTAACAGGATGTGTCAGCATTACAAGAGCATGTAGTCGAATAACAACGTTACAGTTACAATCATTAGATCTCAGTGATTGTCATGGTATGGAAGATTCTGGCTTGGTATTGACACTGTCTCGCATGCCACATCttgtttgtttatatttacgaCGATGTGTGCGTATAACTGATGCCAGTCTTATAGCGATTGCTTCCTATTGTTGCAATTTGCGTCAATTATCTGTCTCTGATTGCGTAAAAATCACAGATTATGGAGTACGCGAATTGGCAGCACGTCTCGGTCCATCTTTACGTTACTTTTCAGTG
Encoded here:
- the LOC122575431 gene encoding F-box/LRR-repeat protein 7 isoform X1 — its product is MDGSCPLLLPSFGEKDSSERETPYSSQKVGLYRPTSDAIDLGYHTLDNNVCRSTSSSAVISVPIRQQILLQQKCIYVVDLCQLDDTLLLKIFSWLGTRDLCSVAQTCRRLWEIAWHPSLWKEVEIRYPQNATAALNALTRRGCHTYIRRLMLEGAVGLAGIFAQLSFLSLTSLVLRHSRRVTDTNVTAILDNCIHLKELDLTGCVSITRACSRITTLQLQSLDLSDCHGMEDSGLVLTLSRMPHLVCLYLRRCVRITDASLIAIASYCCNLRQLSVSDCVKITDYGVRELAARLGPSLRYFSVGKCDRVSDAGLLVVARHCYKLRYLNARGCEALSDSATLALARGCPRLRALDIGKCDIGDATLEALSTGCPNLKKLSLCGCERVTDAGLEALAYYVRGLRQLNIGECPRVTWVGYRAVKRYCRRCIIEHTNPGFSS
- the LOC122575431 gene encoding F-box/LRR-repeat protein 7 isoform X2: MDGSCPLLLPSFGEKDSSERETPYSSQKVGLYRPTSDAIDLGYHTLDNNVCRSTSSSAVISVPIRQQILLQQKCIYVVDLCQLDDTLLLKIFSWLGTRDLCSVAQTCRRLWEIAWHPSLWKEVEIRYPQNATAALNALTRRGCHTYIRRLMLEDTNVTAILDNCIHLKELDLTGCVSITRACSRITTLQLQSLDLSDCHGMEDSGLVLTLSRMPHLVCLYLRRCVRITDASLIAIASYCCNLRQLSVSDCVKITDYGVRELAARLGPSLRYFSVGKCDRVSDAGLLVVARHCYKLRYLNARGCEALSDSATLALARGCPRLRALDIGKCDIGDATLEALSTGCPNLKKLSLCGCERVTDAGLEALAYYVRGLRQLNIGECPRVTWVGYRAVKRYCRRCIIEHTNPGFSS